One Vicia villosa cultivar HV-30 ecotype Madison, WI linkage group LG5, Vvil1.0, whole genome shotgun sequence genomic window, ttttggcatGCTTGATGCCTAAGTTCAAtaatctatttcactcttttgcTCTTTAAAAAAGACTCATAATGGTGCTAGCAGCTCGGTGCTTTTAGATAGATGTTCAATAGACATGTTGCTTTTAAATGATTATCCCGGTGTGAGAAACCACATTGTGTCATTATGTGTTTTTGAGACTTCCACAATAGAAAATAACTATGGGTTAGCTATTATGTTATGTGCTCTAAAGTGTTACATTGATTATATAATGAcattaaaaagtaattttttttccatataatATAAACCGTAAGAAATAACTTTTTTACATAAGTAAACTTTTTAATTTAGGATCATCAATATGAATATAAATTGAGTAAACTGccatttcaatttttaaatatatcATGTGGCATAGCAATAGCATATATGCTTCAGCACACTAATCATACATATTATCTTTTTTATAGTTAAATATCAACCTATTTAAAAGCAAAATTATATGTAGAAGAACTTCAAAACAGTTTATAATTATAAGCATCATCAATGTAAAAGTTCACTTCATATAGCCAAAATATTAGTCAATGTGCAAATAGATATCTTAATGTCTAAAACACTTCCAGAATCAAGATTTAAGTTCCTAACTAAAGCTAAAGCCTTGAAGATAGATCTCTACTTGTTAATTGCATGTACTTTCATGATAGAATTAATAAAAGCATGTACAATTCTTTTCTTGAATACCACCACCGAGAAAGGAGATTGTTCATTGTACATTCactgatatgaaaaaaaaaataccgAATATGAAACCAATAATGTTCCTCAGTTTCGAGCTTCAGCTGAGGACTGAGGTACATAGAAGATCTTGTGAAACCAGATTCCAAAAGAGCATGGTTTCTTTGTAAACATCTTTATGTACATCAATCATTGTTTGAAACTTGCATGACACACCACACCACCATAAGAAAGAAACCTCAATAATACCATAAGCATCATTGTGACATCAAAACTAtaactcttcttcttcctcttccactTGAGATGCAATCAAATTTCCATCTCTATTCATTCAagctaacctatcaaaaaaaaggATAATTGTTTCAAATCTATGCATCTTCTCATCTCCCACCGGACAACTCAATGGCATCTTGATTATAAACTGAATCTTCTCCCCAATCAAATCTTCTTTGTAATCTCTCGTATTCTTGTCTCCGGTTCACCTCCACGTGTTGCCATTCTTCCCACCTTTCCGCCAACCCTTCTCCTTCTAGCATTCTTACAACCTCCGACATTAGTGGACGGTCTTCCGGCGTTGCTTGAGTGCACAGTAATGCTACTTTTATCATCATTTCTACTTCTTGTATGTTGTAGTTTTTATTTAGGTTGCGATCAACGATAACTTCTAGTCTTTTCTCTCGCTCCAATTTCTTAACCTATAAAACACGACAGATAAAAACAGTCACCGACAAGTATTAACTGATAAATGAAGAGCAAGATACAAGGAAAAAGAGATCTTACATGGTCAAGTAGCAGCACATCATCTTCCTCTTCCAATCGTGAGAAGTCAATTGCACGTTGGCCTGTAACAAGCTCCAGAAGCATAATCCCATAGCCGAAAACATCAGTCCTTTCTGATGACTTTCCGGTCGACAAATATTCAGGAGCTATGTGGCCCATTGTCCCACGAACTTGAGTTGTCACGTTAGTCTTTCGAACATCTACTAACTTTGCCAAACCAAAGTCGCCGACAACTGCTTCAAAATCTTCGTCGAGTAATACATTAGCTGCCTTCACATCTCGATGAATAATCTTAGGATTGCAATGCTCATGAAGATATTCTAGGCCACGTGCAGTTCCCAGAGCCACTTGTTTTCTTGTAGGCCAACCCAAAACAAGTTCCCCGGGTTTGAGTTCTGCATCAGTTTTTACACAGTTAAGTAATACTttctttttttatagaaaatcaaATTGAATGCTTAGCATACTAGTAATGATTCCAGTATGCATTGTAACTTAATACCTCGAAGACGATACGCAAGACTTAAGTTCTGCATGAAGGGATAAACTAAAAGGCGTTCGGTTGGAGTAGTACAATATCCAATCAGCCGTAACAAGTTCCGATGAACTGCTACACTTATCATCTCAACTTCACGCTGGAAAGCTACATCTCCCCCAGGGCTTTCATAATCAGTTAACCTTTTAACAGCAACTTTTGTGTTATCAGAAAGGACGCCTTTATAAACCTTTCCAAAGCCTCCCTGTCCTAAAACATTTTTCTCACTGAAGTTGTCGGTAGCTATTTGTAGTTCTCTCCATGCAAATCTTCTTAATTGACCAAATGCAATTCGCCGATCAACTTCACCTGATGAAACAATAAAAGTTGATTTGTATAAAATAGATAGTTTTAGAGTCAATAATTGGCTGCACATTAATCAAACTTCACCTGATGAGACAAGAAAAAAATAGTGATGATTAAATAGAGTATTAGAATCAACGAGACTCAAACCTGCAACATCTACAAACACTTCGCGCTTGTAGCCCTTGTGTCTACCCTTGTACCAAAATAACAGGAGACCACCAATAACAAGGATAGCTACAAGCGTTATGCTAATTCCGATTATGAGGCCTGTTGGTTTATGTGATGAACCTGCCATGTAAATTTAAATTCAGATTGTAGCAAAGGGAAAGGGAGAAAGTTGTGGACAACCACACACCATAGAACAGGACCAACAAAATATTCCCATCAAATTACCTTGATCTGAATGATTGTATGCACAAGGTTGACCAAAACTCACACCACAATTCAAATTATTTCCGCTGAAACTGCAATGAGAGAAGCACAGTTAAAAAAGTAGAATATAACCACTTTTCTAGTGTTTCACCGATACACACACCTCATACTTGGGGTAAGGgatagaaattttttttttttttggtctaTAGAAAGATAGGTTTCAATGGTATTTTAAATGATCATTTAAATACTAATCTACAATTCATACTTGTATTTAGAAACTTCAAACAACCGCTGCGGAATTTGGCCACTGAGATTATTTGAATCTAGCTGACTGCAAAAGAGAAGTTTGGGCGATCAGTCATATACTTAATTGATGGAATATACTTAGAAAGTTGCCTGTAAACTTCCAGAAACCATTATTTCACATACACTTCGGTCAAGCTTGAAATACCGGCAACTGATTCAGGAATAGTCCCACTGAGATTGTTTTGACTCAATGTCCTGGTAGCAGACAAAAAATGACACTTTTAAACATTATAACACGATAAAAACATGAGCTAAGGCGCATTTTACATCTTTGAAACCTGCCAAACAGTATGTCATATACTTACAAGAATTGGAGCTTTTTAAGATTACCAAGGGAAGACGGTATTTCACCAGTTAATCTGTTGTTTTCCAAATCCAACCTGATCAAGCTAGTCAGGTTTCCGAATTCTTTTGGTATCTCACCAGTTATGCCATTTCCTTGCAAAGAACTGCATTTTTAATATGAATTGTTACACTTAAACTTTTTTTCGGTAATGATGAATATTTAAAACTAAAAGAATACGAAACATATTATTAGCGATATGGAATTGACCTGAATTGTGGGGATGTTTTGTGATGTAAATACTTACAGAAATTGGAGATATTTTAGCGCTCCTAGCCTAGGGGTCAAGTATCCTGTGAATCCCATCATCCCCAATGAACTGCAACGACGCAACTCACAGAATTAAATGGCGTGCACAAACCATAGATACAAAACTGTGAAATACATAGCACGGATATACGGTTCCCCATAAACAATGAAGACAATGAAAGATttcaaacatttaaataaaaagtCATTAGAGAATAGCTTACACTTCAAAAACATTGTTGTTTTGATTACAGTTAATACTTGACCAAGTACATGGGTTGACTTGATTTTCATTCCAGTCAGTAAGCTGTTGACCTGAAGCATTCAGCGATAGCTTCAACGCAATCAGCGCATCTCCTGAAATGAACAAAATCATTACACACCAGCTAGAAAAACATTACAACATTCATAAACCTTACATACGCTACATTCGGCGGCATCCAAACATAAGATTGTACCTTGCTGGTCAGACAACACAAAAGAACAGAAGCAACCTAACAGCAATAGTACAAATAACAAGTCCATATCCACTTGCTGGCATCAACCACCTATTCAATGACCATGACAATCAACAATCAACTATCATATTTGAAATCTTCATCACTGCAGTGTAAAAAACATTAAGAAATGAAAACCAAACAATAGCAAATAACACCATATAAAAATAAACCATACTAAATAAACACTAGAACAATGATGTAATTAGGAACAGAAAAACTTCAATTGAATGCAGGCAAAAAAATCAAGAAACACAAAGGGGAATCGAATGAAGCATACAAAGAATCACTAAACAAGAACACAAACACTTACAAACATGGATGAGATGGATGAGAGAAGATAGATACACAATAATAAAGTGAAAATCGGAAAAGGTGAAAGTGAAGTTTGGAGATTAAGGGTTAAAAGAGGGAAAGCGAATGGgggaaaaagagagaaagaaactcACATAGCTGGGTATGACAGCAAATCTGAAACCGAACCTTCTATTATGCTTTGTTCTTTTTCTTGTTCCTTTTGTTTAACATTGGTTGTTATTGTTTTGGAAtagaaaaaatgtttttttaaattttggtaTTTACCAGAAATGAATAATTAGTCTAACAAATTTGTAAGATGGGGAGATTTGCAGtaaaaggagtcaaattaataaTTTAGGTGGGCCACTCTCGTCTGGGTAATTGGTTAGGACTTCAGTCAATGACGCCATTATGTCTGGTTGGGAAGTTAAAGAGAGGAAACACACTCCATTGGAGATTTttctacatttttttaatattagaagtataatattgttttgGAATATAAGTGGGAAATGCATATGCATTCACTTTCTTTTTTGAGAAAAAGGGacaactgtcaaccaatcacaaccatgtatctaattaaaacacaattttattttaaaaaaactaatatgacatggcaaatgtAAGGATTTAGATTAGTTGTGTGTGTAAAATTAGTTTACACTgttagtgcactacctttaaactcttctTTTTTTGGGGGGTACTCTTGAGTTtatctatatgtatatatatatgcattCACTTTCattgtaaaataattataatgTTTATCCATCCGGACCAAAATATTCTAACAATGAATTAGAAATTTGATAAGATGATTTTGTTAAGTGTGATTGCAGTCTAATCGATGACTTCTCAATTTGATAATGCGTCAAAAAGAGCGGTACCTGCAATTTGATAGTGTTTATCTCATATGGAAAGATATAATTTGTTTTGCTACCCAACTGTTCTTCTTTCTCTCCTTTGTTTGGATCGAGTGTTTTCTTTAGGGCAAGTCCAGACTTGTTCTCTAGGTCCTAAAACTTTCAACTCGGTAAAAGATATTtgtctcctaatgtcatttctttGACGTCAttctaaaaattaatatattcacCTTACACCTTTGTTACTTTCATAGATCATTTTCCATCGGATCATTTATTACGACTGGGACCGGATAAAAACAGCTTACATGGTTTCTCTTTTGCAGGTCGACTTTATCCTACCTCGGTTCATGTAGGAACAGTTTCCCCCAAGCCCCGCCCGATGGAGTCAGATTTGGGCTTGTAACTTCTTGTAGAGCAATcataaataattacaaaaaagtAAACTTTGGAAAATGTCAAAAATGGTCCATAATCGATTATGGTAAGACTATACTTGATTATGAAAAGACATTTTCATAAAGTTTTGCTTATATTTGAACCATAATCAATTATGCTTAATTCATAATAGATTACACAACGTGACATACCTCATAATTGGTTATACCACAATCAGAATCAGTTAGAGGACAAGAAATGCTTCATAATCGATTATTATACACCATAAACGATTATGCTTAAGTTAAACAAGTTATTTGCTTTTccaatgaagttttcaaaagagatTTAAAAGATGAATTTGGAAAAcagaatttatatatatatatatatatatatatatatatatatatatatatatatatatatatatatatatatatatatatattaataatagagcTACACATTATATTACAGTATAATCCTAAATGAAGTAAAAAATACTTGAGCTTTAGATTAGATGCGTGCTTTAATATTCAAGTTCATTTCTTTGATGATGTTCATAGTATTTGATCTTCATTGAGTCAATCATTAGAAACTTATTTTCACGCTTTTTGATTCAGGTTCTTTCTTTGATGACGTTCATAATATTTGATCTTGTTAAGTCAATCATGAAAACATGTTTATAGATAGGACCACATATATAATCTGCAGAGATTATCTGGCATCATATGCGAGAAAGGACTCAAAAATAATTTCAAGTTGGAAGTGTTACATTTTTGTATATAATTATTTGTCTTGATCTGCTTAATTCTTTTCTCTCTTTAAAGGTcatacaatattatttt contains:
- the LOC131603236 gene encoding probable LRR receptor-like serine/threonine-protein kinase At5g10290, whose amino-acid sequence is MDLLFVLLLLGCFCSFVLSDQQGDALIALKLSLNASGQQLTDWNENQVNPCTWSSINCNQNNNVFEVSLGMMGFTGYLTPRLGALKYLQFLSLQGNGITGEIPKEFGNLTSLIRLDLENNRLTGEIPSSLGNLKKLQFLTLSQNNLSGTIPESVAGISSLTEVQLDSNNLSGQIPQRLFEVSKYNFSGNNLNCGVSFGQPCAYNHSDQGSSHKPTGLIIGISITLVAILVIGGLLLFWYKGRHKGYKREVFVDVAGEVDRRIAFGQLRRFAWRELQIATDNFSEKNVLGQGGFGKVYKGVLSDNTKVAVKRLTDYESPGGDVAFQREVEMISVAVHRNLLRLIGYCTTPTERLLVYPFMQNLSLAYRLRELKPGELVLGWPTRKQVALGTARGLEYLHEHCNPKIIHRDVKAANVLLDEDFEAVVGDFGLAKLVDVRKTNVTTQVRGTMGHIAPEYLSTGKSSERTDVFGYGIMLLELVTGQRAIDFSRLEEEDDVLLLDHVKKLEREKRLEVIVDRNLNKNYNIQEVEMMIKVALLCTQATPEDRPLMSEVVRMLEGEGLAERWEEWQHVEVNRRQEYERLQRRFDWGEDSVYNQDAIELSGGR